CTGAAGCCAGAATTCAATCCGACGCCCGCTTCCCTCGGCGTCGGTCGAGCCGCCGTCGACGAGCTGGGCCAGGTGTTCGAGATGGGCGCGCAGGCGCACGAGTTCTTCCGTCACGTCACTGCGGTCGGCGAGAACGGCCACTTCCTGGGCGAGCCGCTGGGGGTCAAACTCGGGGGTCTCGAGCAAGGCCGAAAGCCGCTGGCGAAGGCGACTCACGGCGCGCGCTGACGCCCCGCTCGTGCGGGCCTCGAGGGCAGAAGCAAGCTCCGCGAGCTTTCCGTGGCGCTCCCGCAGGTCGCGACCGAGCGCCTCGCCCTCCCGACGCCGGCTGCCCTGAAGGAGCGTGAG
The Myxococcales bacterium DNA segment above includes these coding regions:
- a CDS encoding DUF1732 domain-containing protein, which codes for SGVLVDEAYFKGLAEAVERVRSSLGLIQPASLETLVAFANLVRSEGGSARPRMSWDDVSPAFAEALTLLQGSRRREGEALGRDLRERHGKLAELASALEARTSGASARAVSRLRQRLSALLETPEFDPQRLAQEVAVLADRSDVTEELVRLRAHLEHLAQLVDGGSTDAEGSGRRIEFWLQEIGREFNTVASKSQDADVSALVVEAKAELEKMREQAQNIE